The Triticum aestivum cultivar Chinese Spring chromosome 5A, IWGSC CS RefSeq v2.1, whole genome shotgun sequence genomic sequence GACGAGTGGAGCGAGAGCGGCATCTCGCGCCTGCTCGAGGCCTACGAGGCCAAGTGGCTGCTCCGCAACCGGGCCAAGCTCAAGTGGAGCGACTGGGTCGACATCGCCCACGACGTCTCCGCCCACTGCTCCTCCTCCGACCACGCGGCCTCCAAGCCCGGCGCCGCTGCCGGGGGCACCGCCAAGACCCCCAACCAGTGCAAGAACAAGGTCGAGTCCATGAAGAAGCGCTACCGGGCCGAGTCCGCCGCCGCAACGCGGGCCGGATCAGCTGGGGTGGCCAGCGCCTCCGGTGGCCCGTCCTGGCGCTTCTTCGGCCGCATGGACGGGCTGCTCAAGGGCCCGGCCGCCGGCTGCTCTGGCCAGCCGCAGGCGCAACCGGAGCCGAGCTACGATGGCATCGTCCAGCCGCGAGCCCCCCTGAAAGCAGAGCCAGAGGTCGACGCCGAAGCAGACACCGCCCTCCAGCAGCCGCCGGACACAGCAGGGCCGCCCGGGGCGCTCTCCGAGCTACTGAGCGCAGACGCCAACGGCTCCGCGACGGTGAAGGCCGAGAAGACCGTCGATCTGGCCACGCACAAGGAGAGCGGCAGGGCGGCTGACAGCGACGCCGCAAATGTGAGCTCTCCGCGGAGCAAGGAGGTGGAGGTGGGGGTGAACGACGACGGCGCCGAGGAGGTGGACACGCCGAGAAAGAGGAAGAGCCCGGAGCTGGACGTCGCGAGGAGCATCGAGCTGCTGGCGAGCTCGTTCGTGAAGATCGAGCGGGCCAGGCTGGAGGTGTACCGGGACACGGAGCGGATGAGGGCCGAGGCCGAGGTGAAGAAGGGCGAGATGGAGCTGAGGAGGACGGAGATCATGGCCAAGACGCAGCTGCAGATCGCCAGGCTCTTCGCCAAGCGGCTCAAGGAGTGCGTAGGCAGCAGGAATGGCGGCAGCTCGTCTCAAGCGGACACGCTTGCCAAGAAAGGCGAAAATGGTTAGTCCCAACTTACATCCAACTTACCAGTAAGATTGCAGCCGCACTGATTATATTCAGTGCTGCAAGAACATCCTAAGTAGTGTATGGTGTGAAGTATGGATATGCAGAAGTGCATTTCGGGCTTCATCTTACACTCTATCGCTGTCAGTCAATTGCCGCAATCATGCTATGGCTGGAGTTCCTTTTCTATCTGGTCCTGGAAAAACATCACTGATAGAATGGGAAATTGCAGCATGAGGTTATCCTTGCACTAATATGGTACTAGTAGCTACTAGGAACGGAGGATCTCCGAATTCACTTTAATTTTTGCTTCAGATGTACCAAAGCAGCTTTACTGTGATGGTTAGGACACTTTATGAGCTTGACTGATACTGAAATACTGTACATTTCTGTGGAACGGCTGAACTTCTGAAGCCTTTCCTTCCTATAAAACCTACCATCTCATTCTACAGCACTGTTCTACCATTTGGCTGAGGCTAAATGCTGTCCGCGGTGTGCTGCTATGTATGACTCCATTTGGGTTCTTTTCTTGGCAAACACAAAGAGAAAAACTACATGTGAGAACTAAAATCTTGGTATAAGAAGTAGCGTCAGCCCCTCTGCTAGAAGAACCCAATATTGGTGGTATTTTGAGTATCTGCTTACTGACATAAGTGCAGACACGATACTAGGATCGGATTTTCTTAACTTGTAGGCAGCACGGCTTGATTGTTAACATATAACGCAAGCTTGTACttccttcgttccaaaatagatgacccaactttgtactactttagtacaaagttgggtcatctattttggaacggaggcagTAATATTTAGTTCCATTGCAAGACTGTATAGTAGAATTCAGGAACTGTGGTAATGCAGGGGCTAAACTATAATCTCCTCGTTAAATGGATCACAGGTCTAGTGGTACTATATGCTATAAAAACCTCGACCCTGTGAGACGATGGACAGTTATAGAACTTAATCTTTGGATGATATGAACCTGCTGCCATGAGTCGCCTACCAGGGTCGACACATACATTCTCAAAATTTAGGCGGGCTTATTTAGTTACAAGACCGATTTTCCTTTTATCTTATGAAAAGCAGCATGTTGTACGGTCTGCTGACATCCtgactctcttttttttctttcgaacCGTGCACGGTGCAGGAGAACTGCATGTAACTTATCTTGTTTTCTCTTCAGTTTTCAGTTCTCTTCTCACCATTTTGGCTTATGGGTTTCAGGTTCAGGGTGACTGGCCAATCAAAGCAGCTATCATTCTCTTCCCTCGGCATCGCACAGGTTCTAAACACAAGGCCGGTATCACACCATTCATTTGCAAAAAATGTATGTCTGATTGATTCAGCCTCATCATGAGTGAAGGCATATAGTTAGCGGTAAAAATCGAAACACAATAACGGAAGCGTCGGTTCCCCTTTCCAGCAGGGTGTTAGAAGATGCAGTTTTACAATCAGCAGTAGTTTGCTAGTCCGAAAAATTGTCAACTTGCATTCCTACTGAAAGTGTTTTACTGACAACCACTGTAAGATGCTGTGGTTCTCACTTCTCTCTCAGTGCTGGAAGCCGGATGCTTGAGGTGGTATGGTGTTTGTGTGGTCGTTGATAGTACGATTCATTCGTGTACTGAATGCATCATCCACGGCTATCTTTTCCATATATGTAATGTATGCATCATCCATGCTCTTACCTTTTTCCACGTACTGTATATGGCTTAAA encodes the following:
- the LOC123104800 gene encoding trihelix transcription factor ASIL2; protein product: MDSLPDGAAPPAPTPQQQQPKRDEWSESGISRLLEAYEAKWLLRNRAKLKWSDWVDIAHDVSAHCSSSDHAASKPGAAAGGTAKTPNQCKNKVESMKKRYRAESAAATRAGSAGVASASGGPSWRFFGRMDGLLKGPAAGCSGQPQAQPEPSYDGIVQPRAPLKAEPEVDAEADTALQQPPDTAGPPGALSELLSADANGSATVKAEKTVDLATHKESGRAADSDAANVSSPRSKEVEVGVNDDGAEEVDTPRKRKSPELDVARSIELLASSFVKIERARLEVYRDTERMRAEAEVKKGEMELRRTEIMAKTQLQIARLFAKRLKECVGSRNGGSSSQADTLAKKGENGSG